AATAAAAATAGCTATCCAGTAAGTCACAAAGTTCTGTGGCCTATTTGGATAGCTATTTTTATTTTTTTTGGAAGCGCGGAGCCACTTTTCCTTTTTTTCGATCGCGGTGTAATAAAAAGCCTGCGAAAAAGCCAAAGCCGACAACAAAGAAAATGATGCCAACAACAAATTGTAGCCATAAAAATGGGAAAGGTGAGATGAGCTTACCGAATAATGTATCACGCATAAATTTAATGCCACCTGCGGCCATTAGACCTGGAATTAGCATGACAATAAACGCAGCAAAACGAGCCATACATGTCCCTCCTCATACCTAACTTTAATTGTACCTGTGGATAATGGAATGTCAAGAAAGCCTATGAATCTAAGGCGTCTCGTAAAAGCGCAGGAAGAAGCTCAAAAACTAGTAATCGTAACTGAATTTTTAGAAAATTCTTACTTAGTAGGAAAAGTGTAATAATAGTTGCGAAATTGTGAATTTGTCAGTATTGTAAAATTAAATGGAGCGATATTATCCATTGCAAAACAGTTTTATCATTTTTTTAAAATTTGATTGGGATGGGCATTAGGGGTTGCACTTTCCAAAGCAAAGGGGCGAGTTTTCATGGAAATCTTCAAGTATATGGAAAAGTATGATTATGAACAATTGGTATTTTGCCAAGACGAAGCATCTGGGTTAAAAGCGATTATCGCTATCCATGACACAACACTTGGACCAGCATTAGGTGGTGCTCGTATGTGGACCTACGCGACAGAAGAAAATGCGATTGAGGATGCATTAAGATTAGCACGCGGGATGACATATAAAAATGCAGCTGCTGGTTTAAACCT
This genomic interval from Lysinibacillus sphaericus contains the following:
- a CDS encoding DUF2627 family protein gives rise to the protein MARFAAFIVMLIPGLMAAGGIKFMRDTLFGKLISPFPFLWLQFVVGIIFFVVGFGFFAGFLLHRDRKKGKVAPRFQKK